The following are from one region of the Paracoccus sp. S3-43 genome:
- a CDS encoding FAD-dependent oxidoreductase, with the protein MTRRGAPVRLFEAARIGAGSSGGHVGALAPHAPENWNPKKQFQLDSLLMAPAFWSGVEAASGLPSGYARTGRLQPVAAADRLQDRIAAAARWPQDCAMRLTDTPAGGLIPDSPSGLWLFDGLTARLSPRAAGAALAAAIRTRGGEIIEGQQPGPLIGPVIWATGTPGLADLSRDLGRPIGKGVKGQSALLRHAAPDAPQVFADGLHVVPHADGTVAIGSTSENDYDHLDPDDRIEALIAQARAICPQLRDAPVIDRWAGVRPRAQSRAPILGPWPGRPGHFVANGGFKIGFGMAPKIAQAMADLILDGHASIPEGFRLT; encoded by the coding sequence ATGACCCGGCGCGGCGCCCCCGTCCGCCTGTTCGAGGCCGCGCGGATCGGCGCCGGATCCTCGGGCGGCCATGTCGGCGCCCTGGCCCCCCATGCGCCGGAAAACTGGAACCCCAAGAAACAATTCCAGCTGGACAGCCTGCTGATGGCCCCGGCCTTCTGGTCGGGGGTCGAGGCCGCCTCCGGCCTGCCCAGCGGCTACGCCCGCACCGGCCGCCTGCAACCCGTCGCCGCCGCCGACCGCCTGCAAGACCGCATCGCCGCCGCCGCCCGCTGGCCCCAGGACTGCGCGATGCGTCTGACCGACACCCCGGCGGGCGGCCTGATCCCCGACAGCCCCTCGGGCCTGTGGCTGTTCGACGGATTGACCGCGCGCCTGTCCCCCCGCGCGGCGGGCGCGGCGCTGGCCGCCGCGATCCGCACCCGCGGCGGAGAGATCATCGAAGGCCAGCAGCCCGGCCCCCTCATCGGCCCGGTTATCTGGGCGACCGGCACGCCGGGCCTGGCGGATCTGTCCCGCGACCTCGGCCGCCCCATCGGCAAGGGCGTCAAGGGCCAGTCGGCGCTGCTGCGCCACGCCGCCCCCGACGCGCCGCAGGTCTTCGCCGACGGCCTGCATGTCGTGCCCCATGCGGACGGCACGGTGGCGATCGGCTCGACCTCGGAAAACGACTATGACCACCTGGACCCCGACGACCGGATCGAGGCGTTGATCGCCCAGGCCCGCGCGATCTGCCCGCAGCTTCGCGACGCCCCGGTGATCGACCGCTGGGCGGGCGTCCGCCCCCGCGCGCAAAGCCGCGCCCCGATTCTGGGACCGTGGCCGGGCCGCCCCGGCCATTTCGTCGCTAATGGCGGCTTCAAGATCGGCTTCGGCATGGCCCCGAAGATCGCCCAGGCGATGGCCGACCTGATCCTGGACGGCCATGCCTCCATCCCCGAGGGCTTCCGCCTGACCTGA
- a CDS encoding NnrU family protein: protein MSGWGEYLAAWACFLGAHLIPALPGPRGWLVARLGRRGYLVAFSLLSIGLLSWLILAAGRAPHVHLWDQPLWSRWLVNIAMPLAILVAVLAVGLSGLIVAFTLWAGAHLVANGDLAHAILFGGMLVFALSGVARSGLPGVFRVTWQRLVLAVLIWAALLHLHPLLIGVSPLPA, encoded by the coding sequence ATGAGTGGATGGGGCGAATATCTGGCCGCCTGGGCCTGTTTTCTGGGCGCGCACCTGATTCCGGCGCTGCCCGGCCCGCGCGGCTGGCTGGTGGCGCGGCTGGGGCGGCGCGGCTATCTGGTGGCCTTCAGCCTGCTGTCGATCGGGCTTCTGTCCTGGTTGATCCTGGCGGCAGGACGCGCGCCCCATGTCCATCTGTGGGACCAGCCCCTGTGGAGCCGCTGGCTGGTCAATATCGCCATGCCGCTGGCGATTCTGGTCGCCGTCCTGGCGGTCGGCTTGTCGGGGCTGATCGTGGCCTTTACCTTGTGGGCGGGCGCGCATCTGGTCGCGAACGGCGATCTGGCCCATGCGATCCTCTTCGGCGGGATGCTGGTCTTTGCGCTGTCTGGCGTGGCGCGGTCGGGGTTGCCGGGGGTGTTCCGGGTGACCTGGCAGCGGCTGGTGCTGGCGGTTCTGATCTGGGCGGCGCTGCTGCATCTGCATCCGCTGCTGATCGGCGTGTCGCCGCTGCCTGCCTGA
- a CDS encoding DUF4202 domain-containing protein, which yields MTTRLDHAFQAIDAANARDPNLEDGKPANLLYGQRMTEQQQRLFPDAPDALRIACRGQHIERWLLPRDAYPMDRAGYLQWRQEQGRRHAERIAGIMADAGYEQDDIAQARKMLTKQGLKRDDQVQALEDVICFTFIRWYLGDFMAEQPDEKMPRIIEKTAAKMSPEGRARALREFPMPEAFARYFRD from the coding sequence ATGACAACCCGACTGGACCATGCCTTCCAAGCCATCGACGCCGCCAATGCCCGGGATCCGAACCTTGAGGACGGCAAGCCCGCCAACCTGCTCTACGGCCAGCGGATGACGGAACAGCAGCAGCGGCTGTTCCCCGACGCCCCGGACGCGCTGCGGATCGCCTGCCGGGGCCAGCATATCGAACGCTGGCTGCTGCCGCGCGACGCCTATCCGATGGACCGGGCGGGCTATCTGCAATGGCGCCAGGAACAGGGCCGCCGCCATGCCGAGCGCATTGCCGGGATCATGGCCGATGCGGGCTACGAGCAGGACGACATCGCCCAGGCCCGCAAGATGCTGACCAAGCAGGGCCTCAAGCGCGACGATCAGGTGCAGGCGCTGGAGGACGTGATCTGCTTCACCTTCATCCGCTGGTATCTGGGCGATTTCATGGCCGAGCAGCCGGACGAGAAGATGCCGCGCATCATCGAAAAGACCGCCGCCAAGATGTCGCCCGAAGGCCGCGCCCGCGCGCTGCGGGAATTCCCCATGCCCGAGGCTTTCGCCCGATATTTCCGCGACTGA
- a CDS encoding CbiX/SirB N-terminal domain-containing protein, whose protein sequence is MRAVIVSHGQPGDPGPQQRAIEALAAQVAACDPGCPVAGATLAMPGALAAVAEDDSLIYPMFMAEGWFTRTELPRRLAQAGAGRARVLRPFGTDPALPGLIVAQAQRAAATQGWAPRDTTLLLTAHGSQRSQASFAITTALAETVAPHVARVVTGFVEQEPFIADAARGLSRAVSLPLFALRADHVLDDLPTALDRAGFTGPRLPPIGLAPEVPGLIAASLRAAL, encoded by the coding sequence ATGCGGGCGGTCATCGTCTCCCACGGTCAGCCCGGCGATCCCGGCCCGCAGCAGCGGGCCATCGAGGCTCTGGCCGCCCAGGTCGCCGCCTGCGATCCCGGCTGCCCGGTCGCGGGCGCGACGCTGGCGATGCCCGGCGCGCTGGCGGCGGTGGCCGAGGACGACAGCCTGATCTATCCGATGTTCATGGCCGAGGGCTGGTTCACCCGCACCGAACTGCCCCGGCGGCTTGCCCAGGCGGGCGCGGGGCGCGCGCGGGTGCTGCGCCCCTTCGGCACCGATCCCGCCCTGCCCGGCCTGATCGTGGCCCAAGCCCAAAGGGCGGCCGCGACCCAGGGCTGGGCGCCGCGGGACACGACGCTGCTGCTGACGGCGCATGGATCGCAGCGGTCGCAGGCGTCCTTCGCCATCACCACCGCGCTTGCGGAAACCGTCGCCCCGCATGTCGCCCGCGTCGTCACCGGCTTTGTCGAACAGGAACCCTTCATCGCCGATGCCGCGCGCGGGCTGAGCCGCGCGGTCAGCCTGCCGCTGTTCGCGCTGCGGGCGGATCACGTCCTGGACGACCTGCCCACGGCCCTGGACCGGGCGGGCTTCACCGGCCCGCGCCTGCCCCCCATCGGCCTTGCGCCCGAGGTGCCGGGCCTGATCGCCGCCAGCCTCCGCGCGGCGCTGTGA
- a CDS encoding SRPBCC family protein: MELRFEVSARIARPVAEVFEAVADPAKLSGYFTTGGAQGRLETGATVTWDFHDFPGAFPVKVVEVQPERSIVLEWEASDSRPGAPRMTRVTMRFEPLDGGTRTLVSIAEEGFSQTEAGLKASYGNCMGWSQMLAALKAYLEYGLNLREGMYK; this comes from the coding sequence ATGGAACTGAGATTCGAGGTGAGCGCGCGCATCGCTCGGCCGGTGGCCGAGGTGTTCGAGGCGGTCGCGGACCCGGCGAAGCTTTCGGGCTATTTCACCACCGGCGGCGCCCAGGGGCGGCTTGAGACGGGGGCGACCGTGACCTGGGACTTCCACGATTTTCCGGGCGCCTTTCCGGTCAAGGTGGTCGAGGTGCAGCCGGAACGCAGCATCGTGCTGGAATGGGAGGCGTCGGACAGCCGCCCCGGCGCGCCCCGCATGACCCGCGTCACCATGCGCTTCGAACCGCTGGACGGCGGGACGCGCACCCTTGTCTCGATCGCCGAGGAAGGCTTCAGCCAGACCGAGGCCGGTCTGAAGGCAAGCTATGGTAACTGCATGGGATGGTCCCAGATGCTTGCCGCGCTGAAGGCGTATCTCGAATACGGCCTGAACCTGCGCGAGGGCATGTATAAGTGA
- a CDS encoding helix-turn-helix transcriptional regulator yields the protein MSDMDDDDKVFRALAAPVRRRIMDALRDRPQTTGELAATLTDIGRCAVMQHLGVLEGAGIVVVRRVGRQRWNHLDAIPIKRIHDRWIGEYARSAVERLDDLKHRIEKPEEATVPGQVE from the coding sequence ATGTCAGATATGGATGACGACGACAAGGTTTTTCGGGCGCTTGCGGCGCCGGTGCGGCGGCGGATCATGGACGCGCTGCGCGACCGGCCGCAGACCACGGGCGAGTTGGCGGCGACCCTGACCGACATCGGCCGCTGCGCCGTCATGCAGCATCTTGGGGTGCTGGAGGGTGCGGGGATCGTCGTGGTCCGCCGCGTCGGGCGGCAGCGCTGGAACCATCTGGACGCGATCCCGATCAAGCGCATCCATGACCGCTGGATCGGCGAGTATGCCCGCAGCGCCGTGGAACGCCTGGACGACCTCAAGCACAGGATCGAAAAGCCCGAGGAGGCGACGGTGCCGGGCCAGGTGGAATAA
- a CDS encoding GNAT family N-acetyltransferase, translated as MDAALAQAFERTWPAADHADAGGFRVGRGLGAGGRVSSARAVGAWSPEDFAGVEAIHRGWGQQPMFRVPDGDAALAEALAAAGYRRESPTAIMQAPVAALTGDPIPPVTAFAIWPPLAIQRDIWAAGNIDPARQAVMDRVAGPKTAILGRMDDRAAGAAFAAIHGEVAMVHAVEVLPAFRRRGMAGWMVRQAAIWAAGQGATRIGLAVSRGNAGAWATWNRLGFAEAAGYAYYALAP; from the coding sequence ATGGACGCCGCCCTGGCCCAGGCGTTCGAGCGGACCTGGCCCGCCGCCGATCACGCGGATGCCGGGGGGTTCCGGGTGGGCCGGGGCCTGGGGGCGGGCGGCCGGGTCAGTTCCGCGCGCGCCGTGGGCGCATGGTCGCCCGAGGACTTCGCCGGGGTCGAGGCGATCCATCGCGGCTGGGGCCAGCAGCCGATGTTCCGCGTCCCGGACGGCGACGCTGCCCTGGCCGAGGCCCTGGCCGCTGCCGGATACCGGCGCGAATCCCCGACCGCGATCATGCAGGCGCCGGTCGCCGCGCTGACCGGCGATCCCATCCCGCCGGTGACCGCCTTCGCGATCTGGCCGCCGCTGGCCATTCAGCGCGACATCTGGGCGGCGGGAAACATCGACCCGGCGCGGCAGGCGGTGATGGACCGGGTGGCGGGGCCAAAGACCGCGATCCTGGGGCGCATGGACGACCGTGCGGCGGGGGCGGCCTTCGCCGCGATCCACGGCGAGGTGGCCATGGTCCACGCCGTCGAGGTTCTGCCCGCCTTTCGCCGCCGGGGCATGGCGGGCTGGATGGTGCGCCAGGCGGCGATCTGGGCCGCCGGACAGGGCGCGACGCGGATCGGCCTGGCCGTCAGCCGGGGCAATGCGGGCGCATGGGCGACCTGGAACCGGCTGGGCTTTGCCGAGGCCGCCGGTTACGCCTATTACGCCCTCGCGCCCTGA